The region GGCGGGCCCGTTCCAGAGCCAGCAGCTCCTGCTCCAGGCCCCGCGCGTCGGCCCGCGCCTGATCGAGCAGCCGTTCGCCCTCCGCCCGCGCCTCGCGAATGATCAGCTGCCCCTCGCGCTCGGCCTGCTCGCCGATCTCGGAGCGCAGCTGCTGCGCCGAGACCAGCGCGTCGTTCAGCGCCTTGTCGCGTTCGCGGAACGCGCGCAGCTGCTCGTGGAAGCCCTTGGCCTTGGCCTCGAGCTCCTGATTCACGCGCATCAACCGCTCCAACTCCTCCGCGACCTGCTCCCGGAACTGATCCACGCGCTCGGGATCGTACCCGCGCAGCGCCTTCCCGAAGTCGTACCGCCGTACGTCGAGTGGCGTGAGATGAAACGTTTCATCGATCATGCGGCCCTCGCTCCGAAGAGGATCGTCCCTAGACGAACGCAGGTGGCGCCCTCCTCCACCGCGATCTCGAAATCGTTCGACATGCCCATCGACAGGCCCGTGGCGTCGTGCCCCGCCGCGCGCAGCACCTCGCGCGCCCCACGTGCCCCCGCGAACACCCGGCGCAGCAGCGCCTCGTCGGCGTCCAGCGGCGCCATCGTCATCACACCTCGCACGCGCAGTCCCGCCATCCCCCGCAAACGCTCGGCCTCCGTCGGCAACGCCTCCGGCAGGTACCCGCCCTTCGACGCCTCACCCACCACGTTCACCTGCACCAGCACGTCGAACACCAGCCCCGACGACCGCCCATAGGCATCCACCGCGTCGGCCAGCGAGGCCCGGTCCAGCGAATGCGTGAGCACGAATCGCGGCAGCGCCTTCACCTTGTTCCGCTGCAGATGACCGATCAGGTGCCAGCGCGCCGCCACCGACACCGCATCCATCTTGGGCAGCGCTTCCTGCACGCGGTTTTCCCCTACGTCCGGCACGCCGGCCGCCACCGCCGCCGCCACCGCGTCCGGTCCGTGCGTCTTGGTGACCGCGATCAGCGTCACCGCCTGACCGTGTCCTCCCCGCCGCACCGCAGCCGCGATCCGCTCGCGCACTTCGGCCACCCGTTCCGGAAGGTCCGAAAATGGCATAACACAATAACTTACCGGAGGTTACACGTTGAATCAAGAGCCGCGGCCACCTTCCCCCTGGCCCGTTCCAGCACATACGACGGACACCCCAGCAGCGACTGGAACAGATCGTCCACCCCGTCGATAGACGGCCGCACGGCGGCGCCCATCGGACCGAGTCGTGTCACCAGCTTGGCGGCCATGGCCGTATCCAATCCCGCCAACGGCGACGTGGCCCCGGCGTTCGAATCGAGCACGAACGTGATGCCGTTGTCCGTCCACGCTCGCCCGATGGCCTCGCGGTCCGGACGGTCCACATACACCGACGCCGCCACGGGGCGGCCGCCCGCCAGCGCCCGCCGCGCCACCTCCGCTCCCACCAGCGCGGGGTCGTCATCCCACGCGTCCACCATCGCCGCCGGAATCAGCCCGCCCCGGCGCACCAGCTCGGCGCGGTACCACCCAGCGGGGATCAACGGCAGCGTCACGACGCGCACGTCGCGACGCACGCCCAGCACCTCCTGCGCGTACCACACCGGATACGTGTCGTTGTCGCCGGCCGCGAACAGGACGCCGTTTCGCGGCGTCGCCTCGAGCAGCGACGCGGCCCACCGCGTGGGCAGCGTCGCTTCGGGCTGGTGGCGCCGCGACACCGCGCTCCAGTTGAGCGCGATCGGCAGCCCCGCGAACGCCAACCCCATCCACTCGCGCCCGCGCAGCCGCCGAGCCAGCGCCACCGCGCCGTACCCGGCCCACAATCCCCACGTCCAGAAGGCGAGCGCGAAGAAGTAGTCGCGTTCGCGTGCCTCGTGCGGCGCCGAGTCGGGCAACACGCCGGCCCCGATCGACGGCCCGGCCTTGAGGTTCAGGTAGGCCGCCACGCCCAGCGATCCGCACGCCAGCAGCACGAGCAGCGCGCGCCAGGTGCGCCGATCGTTCTCGCGATGCCGCGCCGCGCCGTACACGCCCAGCGCAAGGAACGTCACCGTCGCGATGCTCCGGCCCACGCTCGGCAGCACGGTGGCGCCGAGCCCCAGCGCCACCTGCCAATCGGCGTACTGTCCCACGTTCGCCAGTTGGATCCACGCCGGCGCCTGTCGCGGCCACAGAGGCGCCACGTCGTACTGGCGGCGGGCCACCGCGTCGGACAGCGCCGCCCACGTGGACGGATCGCCCTGATTGATGAACGGATCGAAGCGCGCGCGGATCAACAGGAACAGCACGGCGGACAGCGCCACCACGCTCACGCCGAGCAGCGCCGCCGCCGCGCCCCCCGCCCGGCGCGCCCCACGTCGCACCCCGAGCGCCACCGCCGCCGCGATGACGGCGACCACGCCGATGGCCGCCAGCGGCAGGCTCACGCGGCCGGCCCCGATCGTGAGCAACCACACGCCGCCCAGCATCGCCGCGCGCTCGATGTCGATCCCTTCGGCGCGTTGCGCCGCGAGCACGATCGCCGCCGGCGTGGCCACCAGCGCGCTCAGATGCAGCGGCACCGACAGCGCCACGAGATACGCGGTGAGCGCCAGCCACCGATACCCATCGTCGCGCGACGAGCGCTCGGCGGCGGCCAGCGTCAGCATGGCCAGCAGGAGGGACGCCGAGTATACCTCGGTCTCGGTGGCGTTCATCCACACCGTGGACATCGCGGCCGCGCACACCGCGCCCGCCACGGCCGCCATGCCCATCCCGCGGCGCGACGCCAGCAGCCAGGCCGCCGTGCCCGCCGCCGCCGCGGCGCATGCCGCCGAGAACAGATTCGTGGCCACCGCGTACGGCAGCACCGTGCCGAACAGCCGCGCCCAGACGTTGAGCAGGAGCACGAACAACGGGGTGCCGGGCGGGTGCGGAATACCCAGCGAGTGCGCGGCGGCGATGAATTCGCCGGCGTCCCAGAACGTGACGCCTGGGGCCAGCGTGGCGGCGTACACCACGAGCATCACGCCCGCGCTGAACGCGGCCGCGCGGCGCGCGCTCAGAGGGACGCCGCGGACAGCGGCACCTCGAACCCGTCCTCGGTGGCCACGCCGGCCAGGCGGTCCCGCACGTACCCCGGCGTCACGTCGCGCCACAGGCGGCCCTGCGCCGCCACGGCGATCTGCGCCGTCTCCTCCGACACCACGATCACCACGGCGTCGGTTTCCTCGGCAATTCCAAGCGCGGCCCGGTGCCGAGTGCCCAGGGCGCGGTCGCGCATCGCATGCTGCGTGAGCGGCAGGATGCACGCCGCGCCGACAATCGTGTTGCGGCGCACGATCACCGCGCCGTCATGGAGCGGCGAATGCGGCGTGAAGATCGTGACCAGCAGATCGGCCGACACCCTGGCCTTCATCGCCGACCCGGTTTCGATGTAGTCGTCCAGCGGCACCTTCCGCTCCATGACGATGATCGCGCCCAGGCGGGCCTGGCTCAGGCGCTCCACTGCCTCGGCGATCACGTCAGCCACCTCGCCGGCATCGATCCGCGGCAGGAAGCGGGCCATCGGCGTGCGCCCCAGATGCGCCAGCGCCGCGCGCAACTCCGGCTGGAAGATCACGAGCAACGCGAACACGCCGTAGGAGAACAGCAGTCGCAACAGCTCGACGATCATCCCGAGCTTGAACAGCCAGGCCACCGCATAGGCCGCCAGCAACAGCAGCACGCCGAACAGGATCTGGATGCCGCGCGTGCGCTGGAACAGCAGCAGCACGCGGTACATCACGATCGCCACGATCACGATCTCGATCGCATCGCGCCATCCGGGGTGCATCAACCGGAACGTCTCCAGAACGGTCATACCCTCTCGCGTGCCATGGGGTACGGGTCCGCTCCCGCGCCGTCGCCCGCCACGAGCACGGCCCATGCCGCGTCGAGCGCCTGCCGGTTGGCGAGCACGTCGTGCACTCGGAACAGGCTCGCGCCGCGCATCAGCGCCGCGACGTTGGCGCCGATCGTGCCGGCCACCCGCTCCGCCGGCGCCGCGACGCCCGTGATCTCGCCGATGAATCGCTTGCGGGAAACGCCGATCAGGATCGGACGGCCCAGCGCGCCGAGGCGCGGGAGGCCGGCCAGCACCGCCAGCGAGTGCGCGGGGCGTTTGGAGAATCCGATCCCGGGATCGACCACGATCGCCTCGGCGCGCACGCCCGCCGCGCGCGCTTCCTCCACTCGGGCGCCCAACTCTGCCGCCACCTCGCCCACCACGTCGTCGTAGTCGGCGTGCACGTAGGTGGCCATGTCGCGCACCGTCCCCCGCGAATGCATCACCACCAGCCCCGCTCCGTGCTGCGCGCACACCGCGGGCAGCCGCTCGTCGAGCCGGCCCCCCGACACGTCGTTCACCACGTGCGCGCCTTCGACGAGCGCGGCCGCGGCCACCACCGCCTTGGTCGTATCCACCGAGATCAGCGTGGCCGGCATCCGCCGCGCGATCTCGCGGATCACGGGCAGCACCCGGCGCATCTCCTCCGCCGCGTCCACCGGTTCGGCGCCCTGGGGTCGCGTGCTCTCGCCCCCCACGTCGATCACGTCGGCCCCCTCGGCCGCCATCTGCTCGGCGCGCGCCACCGCGGCATCCACGGAAAAAAAGTCACCCCCGTCGCTGAAGCTGTCGGGGGTAACGTTGAGAATTCCCAGGATCCGGGGCCGGTCCAGCCGGAGCGCGCCACCGCGCACCATCCATACGCGCCCGTCCGTCACCGGCCGTCGAGGAGGGGCCGCCGTCACGCCGGCGACGGCTCCGGCCCCCCCAACAGCGGCGGGTTCACCGCGCGCGGCTCGGCCGCGATCGGAGCGGCCATCGGCGGCGCCACCACCAACGACGGCGGCGGCGTCAGCGGCGGCAGCGTCTCGCCGCGCATCAGCACGGCGATGTCGTCGCGCGTCAGCGTCTCGCGCTCGAGCAGCGCCGCCGCCACCAGGTGCAGCAGCTCGACGTTTTCGTGCAGCGTCGCCTTGGCCCGCTCGAACGCGCGGTTGATCACCCGCTTCACCTCGGCGTCCACCAACTGCGCCGTCTGCTCGGACACCTCGCGCCGATGCTGGATCTCGCGACCGAGGAACAGATCGTGCTCGTTGTCGCCCACGAGGATCGGGCCGATCGCGTCGGACAATCCCCACTGGGTGACGTAGCGGCGGGAGATCGACGTCGCCTTCTGGATGTCGCTCGCCGCGCCCGTCGTCACGCGGTCGTGGCCGAAGACGATCTCTTCCGCCGCCCGTCCGCCGAACGCCATCACCAACCCCGCCTCGATCTGCAGGCGGGTGATCGACACGCGATCGTCCTCGGGCAGCGTGAACGCGAGGCCCAGCGCGCGCCCGCGCGGCACGATCGTCACCTTGTGCAGCGGATCGTTGCCCGGCGTCTTGATGCCGCAGATGGCGTGCCCCGCCTCGTGGTACGCGGTGAGACGGCGTTCGTCCTCCTTCATCACCATGCTCTTGCGCTCGGCGCCCAGCATGACCTTGTCCTTCGCTTCCTCGAGGTCGGTCATGAAGATCTTGTCGTGCCCGCGGCGCACCGCGAGCAGCGCCGATTCGTTCACGAGGTTGGCCAGGTCGGCGCCCGCCATCCCCGGCGTGCCGCGGGCCAGCGTCGTCACGTTCACGTCGGGCGCGATCGGCTTGTTGCGCAGGTGCACCTTGAGAATGCCTTCGCGCCCCCTGAGGTCCGGCGCGTCCACCACGATCTGCCGATCGAACCGGCCCGGACGCAGCAGCGCCGGGTCGAGCACGTCGGGCCGGTTGGTGGCCGCGATCAGGATCACCCCGTCGTTCGACTCGAAGCCGTCCATCTCCACCAGCAGCTGGTTGAGCGTCTGCTCCCGCTCGTCGTGCCCGCCGCCCAGCCCGGCGCCGCGGTGCCGGCCCACGGCGTCGATCTCGTCGATGAAGATGATGCACGGCGCGGTCGCCTTGCCCTGCTCGAACAGATCGCGCACGCGGCTCGCGCCCACGCCCACGAACATCTCCACGAAGTCGGAGCCCGACATCGAGAAGAAGGGACGGTTCGCCTCACCGGCCACGGCCCGCGCCAGCAGCGTCTTGCCGGTGCCCGGCGGCCCCACGAGCAACGCGCCCTTGGGCAGCCGTCCACCCAGCTTGGTGAACTTCTGCGGATCGCGCAGGAACTCGATGATCTCCTCCAACTCCTCCTTGGCCTCGTCGGCGCCGGCCACGTCGGCGAACGTCACCATCGGCGTGTCGCCCGTGAGCAACTTGGCTTTGGACTTGCCGAACGAGAACGCCTTGGCCCCGCCCTGCTGCATCTGGCGGAAGAAGAAGATGTAGATGCCCAGGAACAGCAGCCACGGCAGGAACGTCATCACCATCGACAGGATCGACGGCCGCGCGTCCTCCGCCTTGATGTCCACGTTCTTGGCGTTGAGCTTCGCCACCTCGGCCTCGGAGTTCTCCACCGGGTAGCGCACCGTGAACTTCTTCACGTCCTGCCCCGCCACGCTCACCGGCTGATTGAAATCACCCGTGCCCGTCTTGCCGGCCGTGATCGTGATGTCCTTGATGTTGTCGCGCGCGAGCTCGTTGTTGTATTGCGTGTACGAGATCTCCGGCACCTGATCGCTCCGCCCGCCCGAGAGCTGCAGCAGCGCCACGGGAATGAGGATGATCAGGATCCAGAACGAGATCGTCTTGGACAGGCGGCCCCAGTTGGCGCCGTCTTTCGGTTGTTTCGGAGGGGTCGATGCTGGCATTTACTGCAGGCTCGCGATGTACGGGATGTGCCGAAAGTTTTCTGCGTGATCCAGACCATACCCCACCAGGAACTCGTTCGGCGCGTCGAACCCGACGAACCGCGTGGGGTGATGCAGCTCTTCGGCGATGTGCTTGTGGAGCAACGCGCAGATCTCGAGCGACCGCGGATTCCGCCCCTTCAACAACTCCAGCAGACGATTCAGCGTCCGACCCGTGTCCACGATGTCCTCCACCAGCAGGATGTGCTTCCCTTCCAGCGTCGTCTCGGGATCGTACAGCAAGCGCACCGCCCCACTCGAGGAGGTCCCGTCCCCGTAACTCGACGCCACGAGGAAATCCACTTGCAGCGATCGCCGAACCTGCCGGACGAGATCACTGAGAAATATAAAACTCCCCTTCAGCAGCCCGAGCACGAGCAGCTCGCCGTCCGGATACGCGGCGGTGATCTCCTCGCCCAACTCGTGCACGCGCTGCGCTATCTGCGCTTCGGTGAAGACGATGCGCTTGACGGATCGACCCATCAGGCGCGGATCAGCCGCGGTCGTCGAACTCACACTCATAGGACACTTCCGGCCTCCCGGGCCGGGCGGTTGCCGCATCGCCGCGGCGCACTCCGGGAATCCACACCACCGTGCCGTCCAACACCACCACCGGCCACAGCACCCGCCGGGCCCCCGAGATGCGGGCGTCGCTCAGGAACCGCTTCACGCGCCGGGCCTGCGTCGCGCCCGCCGCGATCATCCGGTCGCCCGGCCGCCAGCGCCGGACCACCAACTCTCCATCGGCCGGAAGGGTGGCCGTCCACGGGTCGTCCGGTCGATCCGGGCCGGCATCGAATCGCCACCTGCCCCAGCGGCCCACGCCCCGCAACGCCAACTCCGCCAGTCCATCGCCACCCGTCCGCCGCAACTCAAACCGCTCGCGCCCGGCATGGAGTTCCCAGCCGCCCGAAACCTGCACCCGGCGCCCAACCCTACCATTAATAGTAAACGCGACGACTCTTTCGGTTCCCCTTCGGTCCAGCGTCAGCCCCACCCGCGCCGCCATCGCCGGCCACGCCGCCGCCAGGGATTCCCGAGAATACCCGGCCAGCTTGGAGGCCGCAACGTCCAACCCCCCGTCCGTCGTCACCACCGACAACTGCCGCGCGCGCGCCTCCAACTTCCGCCGCACCGCCGCCGCCCCGCGCGAGACATCCAGCAACTCGTCGTCGATTCCCGGATGCGCCCGCCGCATGGCCGGCAGCAGATCGAGGCGCACCCGATTGCGCAGATAGCGCCGCGAATCGTTGGCCGGATCGTCCACGAACGGCACGCCCACCTGTTCGACAAACGCACGGACCGTGCCGCGATCCAGTGACAGAAACGGCCGGACCACTGCGCTTTCGGCATGGAGACCCGCCAATCCGCGGGCGCCGCTCCCGCGCAACGCCCGCATGAGCACGGTCTCCACGTGGTCGTCCCGCGTGTGCGCGGTGGCGATGCGGGCCCCGTGCGCTTCGGCCACGCCGCGCAGGAATTTCCAACGCGCCGCACGCCACGCGGCTTCGGTGCGCGGCAGATCCGTGCCGCCGCCGCAGACCATGGGCAGCGACAGCCGCGCGCACGCCGCGCGCACCACGCGCACCGCGCGCCGCGCCGCCGCCCCGGTGCCGTGGTCATACGTGGCCACCACCGCGATCCGCCCGCGGGCCGCATGCGCCGCCGCCTCCAGGAGCGCCATCGAATCTCCGCCCCCCGACACGGCAAGAACCAACGGCCCGTCCACCGAAGCGAGCGCGCGCCGGACCTCGCCCACCACCTGTCGCACCAGCCGGGATTCCCGCACGCCCCAAAGCTAGCGCGCCCACTCCGCGCGGCCAGCGCCCTCTGGTACATCGCCGCGTTCGATGATATCTTGG is a window of Gemmatimonadaceae bacterium DNA encoding:
- a CDS encoding DivIVA domain-containing protein: MIDETFHLTPLDVRRYDFGKALRGYDPERVDQFREQVAEELERLMRVNQELEAKAKGFHEQLRAFRERDKALNDALVSAQQLRSEIGEQAEREGQLIIREARAEGERLLDQARADARGLEQELLALERARRTFVTQFRVLIERQLAELTAADSMATSDAPAGAGEDV
- a CDS encoding YggS family pyridoxal phosphate-dependent enzyme, with amino-acid sequence MPFSDLPERVAEVRERIAAAVRRGGHGQAVTLIAVTKTHGPDAVAAAVAAGVPDVGENRVQEALPKMDAVSVAARWHLIGHLQRNKVKALPRFVLTHSLDRASLADAVDAYGRSSGLVFDVLVQVNVVGEASKGGYLPEALPTEAERLRGMAGLRVRGVMTMAPLDADEALLRRVFAGARGAREVLRAAGHDATGLSMGMSNDFEIAVEEGATCVRLGTILFGARAA
- a CDS encoding DUF2723 domain-containing protein; its protein translation is MLVVYAATLAPGVTFWDAGEFIAAAHSLGIPHPPGTPLFVLLLNVWARLFGTVLPYAVATNLFSAACAAAAAGTAAWLLASRRGMGMAAVAGAVCAAAMSTVWMNATETEVYSASLLLAMLTLAAAERSSRDDGYRWLALTAYLVALSVPLHLSALVATPAAIVLAAQRAEGIDIERAAMLGGVWLLTIGAGRVSLPLAAIGVVAVIAAAVALGVRRGARRAGGAAAALLGVSVVALSAVLFLLIRARFDPFINQGDPSTWAALSDAVARRQYDVAPLWPRQAPAWIQLANVGQYADWQVALGLGATVLPSVGRSIATVTFLALGVYGAARHRENDRRTWRALLVLLACGSLGVAAYLNLKAGPSIGAGVLPDSAPHEARERDYFFALAFWTWGLWAGYGAVALARRLRGREWMGLAFAGLPIALNWSAVSRRHQPEATLPTRWAASLLEATPRNGVLFAAGDNDTYPVWYAQEVLGVRRDVRVVTLPLIPAGWYRAELVRRGGLIPAAMVDAWDDDPALVGAEVARRALAGGRPVAASVYVDRPDREAIGRAWTDNGITFVLDSNAGATSPLAGLDTAMAAKLVTRLGPMGAAVRPSIDGVDDLFQSLLGCPSYVLERARGKVAAALDSTCNLR
- the cdaA gene encoding diadenylate cyclase CdaA, with translation MTVLETFRLMHPGWRDAIEIVIVAIVMYRVLLLFQRTRGIQILFGVLLLLAAYAVAWLFKLGMIVELLRLLFSYGVFALLVIFQPELRAALAHLGRTPMARFLPRIDAGEVADVIAEAVERLSQARLGAIIVMERKVPLDDYIETGSAMKARVSADLLVTIFTPHSPLHDGAVIVRRNTIVGAACILPLTQHAMRDRALGTRHRAALGIAEETDAVVIVVSEETAQIAVAAQGRLWRDVTPGYVRDRLAGVATEDGFEVPLSAASL
- the folP gene encoding dihydropteroate synthase — translated: MTDGRVWMVRGGALRLDRPRILGILNVTPDSFSDGGDFFSVDAAVARAEQMAAEGADVIDVGGESTRPQGAEPVDAAEEMRRVLPVIREIARRMPATLISVDTTKAVVAAAALVEGAHVVNDVSGGRLDERLPAVCAQHGAGLVVMHSRGTVRDMATYVHADYDDVVGEVAAELGARVEEARAAGVRAEAIVVDPGIGFSKRPAHSLAVLAGLPRLGALGRPILIGVSRKRFIGEITGVAAPAERVAGTIGANVAALMRGASLFRVHDVLANRQALDAAWAVLVAGDGAGADPYPMARERV
- the ftsH gene encoding ATP-dependent zinc metalloprotease FtsH; translated protein: MPASTPPKQPKDGANWGRLSKTISFWILIILIPVALLQLSGGRSDQVPEISYTQYNNELARDNIKDITITAGKTGTGDFNQPVSVAGQDVKKFTVRYPVENSEAEVAKLNAKNVDIKAEDARPSILSMVMTFLPWLLFLGIYIFFFRQMQQGGAKAFSFGKSKAKLLTGDTPMVTFADVAGADEAKEELEEIIEFLRDPQKFTKLGGRLPKGALLVGPPGTGKTLLARAVAGEANRPFFSMSGSDFVEMFVGVGASRVRDLFEQGKATAPCIIFIDEIDAVGRHRGAGLGGGHDEREQTLNQLLVEMDGFESNDGVILIAATNRPDVLDPALLRPGRFDRQIVVDAPDLRGREGILKVHLRNKPIAPDVNVTTLARGTPGMAGADLANLVNESALLAVRRGHDKIFMTDLEEAKDKVMLGAERKSMVMKEDERRLTAYHEAGHAICGIKTPGNDPLHKVTIVPRGRALGLAFTLPEDDRVSITRLQIEAGLVMAFGGRAAEEIVFGHDRVTTGAASDIQKATSISRRYVTQWGLSDAIGPILVGDNEHDLFLGREIQHRREVSEQTAQLVDAEVKRVINRAFERAKATLHENVELLHLVAAALLERETLTRDDIAVLMRGETLPPLTPPPSLVVAPPMAAPIAAEPRAVNPPLLGGPEPSPA
- the hpt gene encoding hypoxanthine phosphoribosyltransferase translates to MGRSVKRIVFTEAQIAQRVHELGEEITAAYPDGELLVLGLLKGSFIFLSDLVRQVRRSLQVDFLVASSYGDGTSSSGAVRLLYDPETTLEGKHILLVEDIVDTGRTLNRLLELLKGRNPRSLEICALLHKHIAEELHHPTRFVGFDAPNEFLVGYGLDHAENFRHIPYIASLQ
- the tilS gene encoding tRNA lysidine(34) synthetase TilS; the encoded protein is MRESRLVRQVVGEVRRALASVDGPLVLAVSGGGDSMALLEAAAHAARGRIAVVATYDHGTGAAARRAVRVVRAACARLSLPMVCGGGTDLPRTEAAWRAARWKFLRGVAEAHGARIATAHTRDDHVETVLMRALRGSGARGLAGLHAESAVVRPFLSLDRGTVRAFVEQVGVPFVDDPANDSRRYLRNRVRLDLLPAMRRAHPGIDDELLDVSRGAAAVRRKLEARARQLSVVTTDGGLDVAASKLAGYSRESLAAAWPAMAARVGLTLDRRGTERVVAFTINGRVGRRVQVSGGWELHAGRERFELRRTGGDGLAELALRGVGRWGRWRFDAGPDRPDDPWTATLPADGELVVRRWRPGDRMIAAGATQARRVKRFLSDARISGARRVLWPVVVLDGTVVWIPGVRRGDAATARPGRPEVSYECEFDDRG